In Methanoculleus sp. SDB, the genomic window GGCAAACGCACCCATCAGCGTCGTGTTTACAATCGGCAGCCCGAGTACGTCCAGCGCAATCTTCGTCGCATCGATCGTGATGAGGCGCACACCCTCGGGCACCTGATAATTCGCTGCTTTTTCCGTGTTGATAATCGCAATGCCTCCTTTTTTCAGGCCGGCAAAAACGGGAACGTCCTTGATCAGGGTGCTGTCCTGCACGATGACATAATCCGGCTCGTAGATCTGGCTTCTCAGACGGATTTTCTGATCACTGAAGCGGACAAATGCCTGGACAGGTGCGCCGCGGCGCTCCACCCCGAAGGCGGGAAATGCCTGGGAAAAGGCGCCGCTTTCAAATGCAGCGACGGCAATCAGTTCCGCTGCCGTGACGGAACCCTGCCCCCCCCTTCCATGGATACGTAGCTCTTTCAACAAAATCCCCACATAATTTTACATGATTAATTAATATAAATCAACCCATCCGGGTGTGCGCTCTTTTCGAGAGGAGGGAAAAAGGGATTGGGGACGGAAATGCGGTCTATTTCCGCCGGAATGCCCGGCAGGCAATATACAGCACCATGAGTACCCCGAACGGCACAGCAACGCCCGGGAACTCGGGAACCGGTGTGGGCGGTATGCTCCATGTCACGGTGACGATGTTCGAGGTGACAAGGATGCCGCCCGACGTGTACATCTCACCGACAATACGGTCGGTCCCCGAGCCGCCGATTCCGGTATATGTGAACCGGACCGTCCCGGCTGCGTCGGAAAAGCCGGTTGTTGATTGCCCCGCATTGGGCCCGTCCAAGACCCGGATACCGACCTGCCGGAAAGAAACGGCGGCGCCGGTCCAGTCCCGTACGAGGGCCGTCACCGTATGCTGCTGCCCGACGGTGCGGGCTGCGGATGCGGGGATGAGTGTGAGCGTGTCGTTCTTCACGACCGGTTTGTCGGTCCATGTCACGGTGACGGTATTGGATACCCGGAGAATCCCGCCGGAGTCGATCATGGTCGCGTGAATGACGTCCGTTCCGGTCTGCCCTCCGGTGTAGGTAAAGGGAATCAGGCCGGTTGCTCCCGTGCTGCCGTTGAAGAGCGTTCCTGCATGGGGGCCGGTGATCACGGTGAAGTTGACCGGGCGACCGGAAATCGGGTTGTTGCTCGCATCCAGCACGAGTGCGTGGGTTGTATACGGCGTATTGACCTGTACCGTTGCCGGGCCGGGGATCAGCTGAATTGTTTCGGGACCGGGAGGCGGCGGGGTCGTCGTCCAGATGACGGTGACGAGATTCGATGTCCGGACGACTCCGCCGGAATCCGTGATTGTCCCGACAAGCGAATCGGTGCCGGCAACACTTCTCGTGTAGGTAAACGTCACGTTCCCGGCGGAATCGGTCGTGCCGGTCTGATTCAGCGACGGGCTGATCCCGGTGATATCCAGACGGACGAGGCGGCCGGATACGGGACTACCGGT contains:
- a CDS encoding pyruvate ferredoxin oxidoreductase (catalyzes the ferredoxin-dependent oxidative decarboxylation of pyruvate to form acetyl-CoA), which translates into the protein MKELRIHGRGGQGSVTAAELIAVAAFESGAFSQAFPAFGVERRGAPVQAFVRFSDQKIRLRSQIYEPDYVIVQDSTLIKDVPVFAGLKKGGIAIINTEKAANYQVPEGVRLITIDATKIALDVLGLPIVNTTLMGAFAAATGEIEFSALESALRERFPAPLAEKNILAARRAFDMVREGM